In Anabas testudineus chromosome 12, fAnaTes1.2, whole genome shotgun sequence, one genomic interval encodes:
- the rilpl1 gene encoding RILP-like protein 1 isoform X3 codes for MEESGSALEKNVADLTVMDVYDIAAVVGQEFERIIDQYGCEALSRLMPKVVRVLEILEVMVSRSSISPETEELRLELDKLRLERIDRLEKEKRHRKELELVEDVWRGEAQDLLSQIAQLQEENKSLLTNMSIKDPMSEEDLQRHEGMTERERQVMKKLKEVVDKQRDEIRAKDRELTLKNEDIEALQQQQSRLMKINHDLRHKISVVEAQGKALIEQKVELEASAQARGQEVGALRQEVARLRERLQGELPAQNPEEPPPQPPSPAERHKAASVVVGAEGWSDRPDPTVLMPDGFELALRPLPGSLSPGGHEDVDEEADDEGVLLWEAMCDGEMPGVFQYFTKEALCEEETGVQDPKDPNRPRFTLQELRDVLHERNELKAKVFMLQEELAYYKSDEREDEILTPAPSPSPELRTRSRSSAQPESGIKRLIFTAIMPMVAAGLIPDDPTLQPIRRLMSLV; via the exons ATGGAGGAGTCCGGCTCGGCCCTGGAGAAGAACGTGGCCGACCTCACGGTCATGGACGTGTATGACATCGCCGCCGTGGTGGGCCAGGAGTTCGAGCGGATCATAGACCAGTACGGCTGCGAGGCTCTGTCCCGGCTGATGCCCAAGGTGGTGCGGGTGTTGGAGATCCTGGAGGTGATGGTGAGCCGGAGCAGCATCAGCCCGGAGACCGAGGAGCTGCGGCTGGAGCTGGACAAGCTGCGGCTGGAGAGGATCGACcggctggagaaggagaagcgGCACAGGAAG gagctggagctggtggAGGACGTATGGAGGGGAGAGGCTCAGGATCTGCTCTCCCAGATCGctcagctgcaggaggagaacaAAAGCCTCCTCACCAACATGTCCATCAAAGACCCCATGAGTGAGGAGGACCTGCAGAGACACGAGG gaatgacagagagagagaggcaggtgaTGAAGAAGCTCAAAGAAGTGGTGGACAAGCAGAGAGACGAGATCCGAGCCAAGGACCGAGAGCTCACGCTGAAAAACGAGGACATAGAAGCA ctccagcagcagcagtctcgCCTCATGAAAATCAACCACGACCTGCGCCATAAAATCTCTGTGGTGGAGGCTCAGGGCAAAGCGCTGATTGAACAGAAGGTGGAACTGGAGGCCAGCGCTCAGGCGCGGGGGCAGGAAGTCGGTGCCCTGCGGCAGGAAGTTGCACGCTTAAGGGAACGGCTGCAGGGAGAGCTGCCTGCTCAGAACCCTGAGGAACCTCCACCTCAGCCTCCCTCACCTGCAGAG CGCCATAAAGCTGCTTCAGTGGTAGTGGGGGCTGAGGGCTGGTCCGATAGACCTGACCCCACTGTACTGATGCCTGATGGGTTTGAACTCGCCCTGCGGCCCCTGCCTGGTTCCCTCAGCCCAGGGGGACACGAGGATGTTGATGAGGAAGCCGATGATGAGGGAGTGTTGCTTTGG GAGGCGATGTGCGATGGGGAAATGCCTGGTGTGTTCCAATATTTTACCAAG gaggCGCTGTGCGAGGAAGAGACTGGAGTCCAGGACCCAAAGGACCCCAACCGGCCTCGGTTCACCCTGCAGGAGCTGAGGGACGTCCTCCACGAGAGGAACGAGCTCAAGGCCAAAGTGTTTatgctgcaggaggagctggccTACTACAAAAG TGatgaaagagaagatgagattCTTACTCCTGCTCCTTCTCCCTCCCCTGAACTGAGGACTCGGTCCCGCTCTTCCGCCCAGCCAGAGTCAGGAATCAAGCGCCT GATCTTCACAGCCATTATGCCGATGGTAGCGGCTGGTTTGATCCCAGATGACCCCACTTTGCAGCCAATCAGACGTCTCATGTCGCTTGTATGA
- the rilpl1 gene encoding RILP-like protein 1 isoform X4 — protein MEESGSALEKNVADLTVMDVYDIAAVVGQEFERIIDQYGCEALSRLMPKVVRVLEILEVMVSRSSISPETEELRLELDKLRLERIDRLEKEKRHRKELELVEDVWRGEAQDLLSQIAQLQEENKSLLTNMSIKDPMSEEDLQRHEGMTERERQVMKKLKEVVDKQRDEIRAKDRELTLKNEDIEALQQQQSRLMKINHDLRHKISVVEAQGKALIEQKVELEASAQARGQEVGALRQEVARLRERLQGELPAQNPEEPPPQPPSPAERHKAASVVVGAEGWSDRPDPTVLMPDGFELALRPLPGSLSPGGHEDVDEEADDEGVLLWEALCEEETGVQDPKDPNRPRFTLQELRDVLHERNELKAKVFMLQEELAYYKSDEREDEILTPAPSPSPELRTRSRSSAQPESGIKRLFSFFSRDKQRMSQRGMQFDGGLGSWAGKDEVYTEQAQEALQHM, from the exons ATGGAGGAGTCCGGCTCGGCCCTGGAGAAGAACGTGGCCGACCTCACGGTCATGGACGTGTATGACATCGCCGCCGTGGTGGGCCAGGAGTTCGAGCGGATCATAGACCAGTACGGCTGCGAGGCTCTGTCCCGGCTGATGCCCAAGGTGGTGCGGGTGTTGGAGATCCTGGAGGTGATGGTGAGCCGGAGCAGCATCAGCCCGGAGACCGAGGAGCTGCGGCTGGAGCTGGACAAGCTGCGGCTGGAGAGGATCGACcggctggagaaggagaagcgGCACAGGAAG gagctggagctggtggAGGACGTATGGAGGGGAGAGGCTCAGGATCTGCTCTCCCAGATCGctcagctgcaggaggagaacaAAAGCCTCCTCACCAACATGTCCATCAAAGACCCCATGAGTGAGGAGGACCTGCAGAGACACGAGG gaatgacagagagagagaggcaggtgaTGAAGAAGCTCAAAGAAGTGGTGGACAAGCAGAGAGACGAGATCCGAGCCAAGGACCGAGAGCTCACGCTGAAAAACGAGGACATAGAAGCA ctccagcagcagcagtctcgCCTCATGAAAATCAACCACGACCTGCGCCATAAAATCTCTGTGGTGGAGGCTCAGGGCAAAGCGCTGATTGAACAGAAGGTGGAACTGGAGGCCAGCGCTCAGGCGCGGGGGCAGGAAGTCGGTGCCCTGCGGCAGGAAGTTGCACGCTTAAGGGAACGGCTGCAGGGAGAGCTGCCTGCTCAGAACCCTGAGGAACCTCCACCTCAGCCTCCCTCACCTGCAGAG CGCCATAAAGCTGCTTCAGTGGTAGTGGGGGCTGAGGGCTGGTCCGATAGACCTGACCCCACTGTACTGATGCCTGATGGGTTTGAACTCGCCCTGCGGCCCCTGCCTGGTTCCCTCAGCCCAGGGGGACACGAGGATGTTGATGAGGAAGCCGATGATGAGGGAGTGTTGCTTTGG gaggCGCTGTGCGAGGAAGAGACTGGAGTCCAGGACCCAAAGGACCCCAACCGGCCTCGGTTCACCCTGCAGGAGCTGAGGGACGTCCTCCACGAGAGGAACGAGCTCAAGGCCAAAGTGTTTatgctgcaggaggagctggccTACTACAAAAG TGatgaaagagaagatgagattCTTACTCCTGCTCCTTCTCCCTCCCCTGAACTGAGGACTCGGTCCCGCTCTTCCGCCCAGCCAGAGTCAGGAATCAAGCGCCT GTTTAGTTTCTTCTCACGTGACAAACAGCGGATGTCACAGCGGGGCATGCAGTTCGACGGCGGCCTCGGCTCATGGGCGGGGAAAGACGAGGTGTACACAGAACAAGCCCAGGAGGCGTTACAGCACATGTAG
- the rilpl1 gene encoding RILP-like protein 1 isoform X5 codes for MEESGSALEKNVADLTVMDVYDIAAVVGQEFERIIDQYGCEALSRLMPKVVRVLEILEVMVSRSSISPETEELRLELDKLRLERIDRLEKEKRHRKELELVEDVWRGEAQDLLSQIAQLQEENKSLLTNMSIKDPMSEEDLQRHEGMTERERQVMKKLKEVVDKQRDEIRAKDRELTLKNEDIEALQQQQSRLMKINHDLRHKISVVEAQGKALIEQKVELEASAQARGQEVGALRQEVARLRERLQGELPAQNPEEPPPQPPSPAEEALCEEETGVQDPKDPNRPRFTLQELRDVLHERNELKAKVFMLQEELAYYKSDEREDEILTPAPSPSPELRTRSRSSAQPESGIKRLFSFFSRDKQRMSQRGMQFDGGLGSWAGKDEVYTEQAQEALQHM; via the exons ATGGAGGAGTCCGGCTCGGCCCTGGAGAAGAACGTGGCCGACCTCACGGTCATGGACGTGTATGACATCGCCGCCGTGGTGGGCCAGGAGTTCGAGCGGATCATAGACCAGTACGGCTGCGAGGCTCTGTCCCGGCTGATGCCCAAGGTGGTGCGGGTGTTGGAGATCCTGGAGGTGATGGTGAGCCGGAGCAGCATCAGCCCGGAGACCGAGGAGCTGCGGCTGGAGCTGGACAAGCTGCGGCTGGAGAGGATCGACcggctggagaaggagaagcgGCACAGGAAG gagctggagctggtggAGGACGTATGGAGGGGAGAGGCTCAGGATCTGCTCTCCCAGATCGctcagctgcaggaggagaacaAAAGCCTCCTCACCAACATGTCCATCAAAGACCCCATGAGTGAGGAGGACCTGCAGAGACACGAGG gaatgacagagagagagaggcaggtgaTGAAGAAGCTCAAAGAAGTGGTGGACAAGCAGAGAGACGAGATCCGAGCCAAGGACCGAGAGCTCACGCTGAAAAACGAGGACATAGAAGCA ctccagcagcagcagtctcgCCTCATGAAAATCAACCACGACCTGCGCCATAAAATCTCTGTGGTGGAGGCTCAGGGCAAAGCGCTGATTGAACAGAAGGTGGAACTGGAGGCCAGCGCTCAGGCGCGGGGGCAGGAAGTCGGTGCCCTGCGGCAGGAAGTTGCACGCTTAAGGGAACGGCTGCAGGGAGAGCTGCCTGCTCAGAACCCTGAGGAACCTCCACCTCAGCCTCCCTCACCTGCAGAG gaggCGCTGTGCGAGGAAGAGACTGGAGTCCAGGACCCAAAGGACCCCAACCGGCCTCGGTTCACCCTGCAGGAGCTGAGGGACGTCCTCCACGAGAGGAACGAGCTCAAGGCCAAAGTGTTTatgctgcaggaggagctggccTACTACAAAAG TGatgaaagagaagatgagattCTTACTCCTGCTCCTTCTCCCTCCCCTGAACTGAGGACTCGGTCCCGCTCTTCCGCCCAGCCAGAGTCAGGAATCAAGCGCCT GTTTAGTTTCTTCTCACGTGACAAACAGCGGATGTCACAGCGGGGCATGCAGTTCGACGGCGGCCTCGGCTCATGGGCGGGGAAAGACGAGGTGTACACAGAACAAGCCCAGGAGGCGTTACAGCACATGTAG
- the rilpl1 gene encoding RILP-like protein 1 isoform X1: MEESGSALEKNVADLTVMDVYDIAAVVGQEFERIIDQYGCEALSRLMPKVVRVLEILEVMVSRSSISPETEELRLELDKLRLERIDRLEKEKRHRKELELVEDVWRGEAQDLLSQIAQLQEENKSLLTNMSIKDPMSEEDLQRHEGMTERERQVMKKLKEVVDKQRDEIRAKDRELTLKNEDIEALQQQQSRLMKINHDLRHKISVVEAQGKALIEQKVELEASAQARGQEVGALRQEVARLRERLQGELPAQNPEEPPPQPPSPAERHKAASVVVGAEGWSDRPDPTVLMPDGFELALRPLPGSLSPGGHEDVDEEADDEGVLLWEAMCDGEMPGVFQYFTKEALCEEETGVQDPKDPNRPRFTLQELRDVLHERNELKAKVFMLQEELAYYKSDEREDEILTPAPSPSPELRTRSRSSAQPESGIKRLFSFFSRDKQRMSQRGMQFDGGLGSWAGKDEVYTEQAQEALQHM; the protein is encoded by the exons ATGGAGGAGTCCGGCTCGGCCCTGGAGAAGAACGTGGCCGACCTCACGGTCATGGACGTGTATGACATCGCCGCCGTGGTGGGCCAGGAGTTCGAGCGGATCATAGACCAGTACGGCTGCGAGGCTCTGTCCCGGCTGATGCCCAAGGTGGTGCGGGTGTTGGAGATCCTGGAGGTGATGGTGAGCCGGAGCAGCATCAGCCCGGAGACCGAGGAGCTGCGGCTGGAGCTGGACAAGCTGCGGCTGGAGAGGATCGACcggctggagaaggagaagcgGCACAGGAAG gagctggagctggtggAGGACGTATGGAGGGGAGAGGCTCAGGATCTGCTCTCCCAGATCGctcagctgcaggaggagaacaAAAGCCTCCTCACCAACATGTCCATCAAAGACCCCATGAGTGAGGAGGACCTGCAGAGACACGAGG gaatgacagagagagagaggcaggtgaTGAAGAAGCTCAAAGAAGTGGTGGACAAGCAGAGAGACGAGATCCGAGCCAAGGACCGAGAGCTCACGCTGAAAAACGAGGACATAGAAGCA ctccagcagcagcagtctcgCCTCATGAAAATCAACCACGACCTGCGCCATAAAATCTCTGTGGTGGAGGCTCAGGGCAAAGCGCTGATTGAACAGAAGGTGGAACTGGAGGCCAGCGCTCAGGCGCGGGGGCAGGAAGTCGGTGCCCTGCGGCAGGAAGTTGCACGCTTAAGGGAACGGCTGCAGGGAGAGCTGCCTGCTCAGAACCCTGAGGAACCTCCACCTCAGCCTCCCTCACCTGCAGAG CGCCATAAAGCTGCTTCAGTGGTAGTGGGGGCTGAGGGCTGGTCCGATAGACCTGACCCCACTGTACTGATGCCTGATGGGTTTGAACTCGCCCTGCGGCCCCTGCCTGGTTCCCTCAGCCCAGGGGGACACGAGGATGTTGATGAGGAAGCCGATGATGAGGGAGTGTTGCTTTGG GAGGCGATGTGCGATGGGGAAATGCCTGGTGTGTTCCAATATTTTACCAAG gaggCGCTGTGCGAGGAAGAGACTGGAGTCCAGGACCCAAAGGACCCCAACCGGCCTCGGTTCACCCTGCAGGAGCTGAGGGACGTCCTCCACGAGAGGAACGAGCTCAAGGCCAAAGTGTTTatgctgcaggaggagctggccTACTACAAAAG TGatgaaagagaagatgagattCTTACTCCTGCTCCTTCTCCCTCCCCTGAACTGAGGACTCGGTCCCGCTCTTCCGCCCAGCCAGAGTCAGGAATCAAGCGCCT GTTTAGTTTCTTCTCACGTGACAAACAGCGGATGTCACAGCGGGGCATGCAGTTCGACGGCGGCCTCGGCTCATGGGCGGGGAAAGACGAGGTGTACACAGAACAAGCCCAGGAGGCGTTACAGCACATGTAG
- the rilpl1 gene encoding RILP-like protein 1 isoform X2: protein MEESGSALEKNVADLTVMDVYDIAAVVGQEFERIIDQYGCEALSRLMPKVVRVLEILEVMVSRSSISPETEELRLELDKLRLERIDRLEKEKRHRKELELVEDVWRGEAQDLLSQIAQLQEENKSLLTNMSIKDPMSEEDLQRHEGMTERERQVMKKLKEVVDKQRDEIRAKDRELTLKNEDIEALQQQQSRLMKINHDLRHKISVVEAQGKALIEQKVELEASAQARGQEVGALRQEVARLRERLQGELPAQNPEEPPPQPPSPAERHKAASVVVGAEGWSDRPDPTVLMPDGFELALRPLPGSLSPGGHEDVDEEADDEGVLLWEAMCDGEMPGVFQYFTKEALCEEETGVQDPKDPNRPRFTLQELRDVLHERNELKAKVFMLQEELAYYKSDEREDEILTPAPSPSPELRTRSRSSAQPESGIKRLIFTAIMPMVAAGLIPDDPTLQPIRRLMSLV, encoded by the exons ATGGAGGAGTCCGGCTCGGCCCTGGAGAAGAACGTGGCCGACCTCACGGTCATGGACGTGTATGACATCGCCGCCGTGGTGGGCCAGGAGTTCGAGCGGATCATAGACCAGTACGGCTGCGAGGCTCTGTCCCGGCTGATGCCCAAGGTGGTGCGGGTGTTGGAGATCCTGGAGGTGATGGTGAGCCGGAGCAGCATCAGCCCGGAGACCGAGGAGCTGCGGCTGGAGCTGGACAAGCTGCGGCTGGAGAGGATCGACcggctggagaaggagaagcgGCACAGGAAG gagctggagctggtggAGGACGTATGGAGGGGAGAGGCTCAGGATCTGCTCTCCCAGATCGctcagctgcaggaggagaacaAAAGCCTCCTCACCAACATGTCCATCAAAGACCCCATGAGTGAGGAGGACCTGCAGAGACACGAGG gaatgacagagagagagaggcaggtgaTGAAGAAGCTCAAAGAAGTGGTGGACAAGCAGAGAGACGAGATCCGAGCCAAGGACCGAGAGCTCACGCTGAAAAACGAGGACATAGAAGCA ctccagcagcagcagtctcgCCTCATGAAAATCAACCACGACCTGCGCCATAAAATCTCTGTGGTGGAGGCTCAGGGCAAAGCGCTGATTGAACAGAAGGTGGAACTGGAGGCCAGCGCTCAGGCGCGGGGGCAGGAAGTCGGTGCCCTGCGGCAGGAAGTTGCACGCTTAAGGGAACGGCTGCAGGGAGAGCTGCCTGCTCAGAACCCTGAGGAACCTCCACCTCAGCCTCCCTCACCTGCAGAG CGCCATAAAGCTGCTTCAGTGGTAGTGGGGGCTGAGGGCTGGTCCGATAGACCTGACCCCACTGTACTGATGCCTGATGGGTTTGAACTCGCCCTGCGGCCCCTGCCTGGTTCCCTCAGCCCAGGGGGACACGAGGATGTTGATGAGGAAGCCGATGATGAGGGAGTGTTGCTTTGG GAGGCGATGTGCGATGGGGAAATGCCTGGTGTGTTCCAATATTTTACCAAG gaggCGCTGTGCGAGGAAGAGACTGGAGTCCAGGACCCAAAGGACCCCAACCGGCCTCGGTTCACCCTGCAGGAGCTGAGGGACGTCCTCCACGAGAGGAACGAGCTCAAGGCCAAAGTGTTTatgctgcaggaggagctggccTACTACAAAAG TGatgaaagagaagatgagattCTTACTCCTGCTCCTTCTCCCTCCCCTGAACTGAGGACTCGGTCCCGCTCTTCCGCCCAGCCAGAGTCAGGAATCAAGCGCCT GATCTTCACAGCCATTATGCCGATGGTAGCGGCTGGTTTGATCCCAGATGACCCCACTTTGCAGCCAATCAGACGTCTCATGTCGCTT GTTTAG